In a genomic window of Candidatus Methylomirabilota bacterium:
- a CDS encoding ABC transporter permease: protein MGCYNGLSTQGGTEGLGRATTATVVHVTMGVIVSDFFLTKLFLTLFY, encoded by the coding sequence ATCGGGTGCTACAACGGACTCAGCACCCAGGGGGGGACGGAGGGGCTGGGGCGCGCCACGACGGCGACCGTCGTCCACGTGACCATGGGCGTCATCGTGTCGGACTTCTTCCTCACCAAGCTGTTCCTCACCCTGTT